In Prunus persica chloroplast, complete genome, the following proteins share a genomic window:
- the psbZ gene encoding photosystem II protein Z, which yields MTIAFQLAVFALIATSLILLISVPVVFASPEGWSGNKNVVFSGTSLWIGLVFLVGILNSLIS from the coding sequence ATGACTATTGCTTTCCAATTGGCTGTTTTTGCATTAATTGCTACTTCATTAATCTTATTGATTAGTGTACCTGTTGTATTTGCTTCTCCTGAGGGTTGGTCGGGTAACAAAAATGTTGTATTTTCCGGTACATCATTATGGATTGGATTAGTCTTTCTGGTGGGTATCCTTAATTCTCTCATCTCTTGA
- the ycf3 gene encoding photosystem I assembly protein ycf3, whose amino-acid sequence MSRSGINGNFIDKTFSIVANILLRIIPTTSGEKEAFTYYRDGMSAQSEGNYAEALQNYYEAMRLEIDPYDRSYILYNIGLIHTSNGEHTKALEYYFRALERNPFLPQAFNNMAVICHYRGEQAVQQGYSEIAEAWFDQAAEYWKQAIALTPGNYIEAQNWLKITRRFE is encoded by the exons ATGTCTAGATCTGGGATAAATGGAAATTTTATTGATAAAACCTTTTCAATTGTAGCCAATATCTTATTACGAATAATTCCGACAACTTCGGGAGAAAAAGAGGCATTCACCTATTACAGAGATGGT ATGTCGGCTCAATCCGAAGGAAATTATGCGGAAGCTTTACAGAATTATTATGAAGCTATGCGACTAGAAATTGATCCTTATGATCGAAGTTATATACTCTATAACATAGGCCTTATCCACACAAGTAACGGGGAACATACGAAAGCTTTGGAATATTATTTTCGGGCCCTAGAGCGAAACCCATTCTTACCACAAGCTTTTAATAATATGGCCGTTATCTGTCATTAC CGGGGAGAACAGGCCGTTCAACAAGGGTATTCCGAAATTGCGGAGGCTTGGTTCGATCAAGCCGCCGAGTATTGGAAACAAGCTATAGCGCTTACTCCTGGTAATTATATTGAAGCACAGAATTGGTTGAAGATTACGAGGCGTTTCGAATAA
- the psaA gene encoding photosystem I P700 apoprotein A1: MIIRSPEPEVKILVDRDPVKTSFEEWARPGHFSRTIAKGPDTTTWIWNLHADAHDFDSHTSDLEEISRKVFSAHFGQLSIIFLWLSGMYFHGARFSNYEAWLSDPTHIGPSAQVVWPIVGQEILNGDVGGGFRGIQITSGFFQIWRASGITSELQLYCTAIGALVFAALMLFAGWFHYHKAAPKLAWFQDVESMLNHHLAGLLGLGSLSWAGHQVHVSLPINQFLNAGVDPKEIPLPHEFILNRDLLAQLYPSFAEGATPFFTLNWSKYAEFLTFRGGLDPVTGGLWLTDIAHHHLAIAILFLVAGHMYRTNWGIGHGIKDILEAHKGPFTGQGHKGLYEILTTSWHAQLSINLAMLGSLTIVVAHHMYSMPPYPYLATDYGTQLSLFTHHMWIGGFLIVGAAAHAAIFMVRDYDPTTRYNDLLDRVLRHRDAIISHLNWVCIFLGFHSFGLYIHNDTMSALGRPQDMFSDTAIQLQPVFAQWIQNTHALAPSATAPGATTSTSLTWGGGDLVAVGGKVALLPIPLGTADFLVHHIHAFTIHVTVLILLKGVLFARSSRLIPDKANLGFRFPCDGPGRGGTCQVSAWDHVFLGLFWMYNAISVVIFHFSWKMQSDVWGSISDQGVVTHITGGNFAQSSITINGWLRDFLWAQASQVIQSYGSSLSAYGLFFLGAHFVWAFSLMFLFSGRGYWQELIESIVWAHNKLKVAPATQPRALSIVQGRAVGVTHYLLGGIATTWAFFLARIIAVG; this comes from the coding sequence ATGATTATTCGTTCGCCGGAACCAGAAGTTAAAATTTTGGTAGATAGGGATCCCGTAAAAACTTCTTTCGAGGAATGGGCCAGACCGGGTCATTTCTCAAGAACAATAGCTAAGGGACCTGATACTACCACTTGGATCTGGAACCTACACGCTGATGCTCACGATTTTGATAGCCATACCAGTGATTTGGAGGAGATCTCTCGCAAAGTATTTAGTGCCCATTTCGGTCAACTCTCCATCATCTTTCTTTGGCTGAGTGGTATGTATTTCCATGGTGCTCGTTTTTCCAATTATGAAGCATGGCTAAGTGATCCTACTCACATTGGACCTAGTGCCCAGGTGGTTTGGCCAATAGTGGGTCAAGAAATATTGAATGGTGATGTCGGCGGGGGTTTCCGAGGAATACAAATAACCTCTGGGTTTTTTCAGATTTGGCGAGCATCTGGAATAACTAGTGAATTACAACTCTATTGTACTGCAATTGGTGCATTGGTCTTTGCTGCCTTAATGCTTTTTGCAGGTTGGTTCCATTATCACAAAGCTGCTCCGAAGTTGGCTTGGTTCCAAGATGTAGAATCTATGTTGAATCACCATTTAGCAGGGCTACTAGGCCTTGGTTCTCTTTCTTGGGCGGGACATCAAGTACACGTATCTTTACCAATTAACCAATTTCTAAACGCTGGAGTAGATCCTAAAGAGATTCCACTTCCTCATGAATTTATCTTGAATCGGGATCTTTTGGCTCAACTTTATCCCAGTTTTGCTGAGGGAGCAACCCCATTTTTCACCTTGAATTGGTCAAAATATGCGGAATTTCTTACCTTTCGTGGAGGATTAGATCCAGTAACTGGAGGTCTATGGCTGACCGATATTGCACACCATCATTTAGCTATTGCAATTCTTTTCCTGGTAGCGGGTCACATGTATAGAACCAACTGGGGCATTGGTCATGGTATAAAAGATATTTTAGAGGCTCATAAAGGCCCATTTACGGGCCAGGGCCATAAAGGCCTATATGAGATCCTAACAACGTCATGGCATGCTCAATTATCTATTAACCTCGCTATGTTAGGATCTTTAACCATTGTTGTAGCTCACCATATGTATTCGATGCCCCCTTATCCATATCTAGCTACTGACTATGGTACACAACTTTCATTGTTCACACATCACATGTGGATTGGTGGATTTCTCATAGTTGGTGCTGCTGCGCATGCAGCCATTTTTATGGTAAGAGACTATGATCCAACTACTCGATACAACGATCTATTAGATCGTGTCCTTAGGCATCGCGATGCAATCATATCACATCTCAACTGGGTATGTATATTTTTAGGCTTTCACAGTTTTGGTTTGTATATTCATAATGATACTATGAGCGCTTTAGGGCGCCCCCAAGATATGTTTTCAGATACCGCTATACAATTACAACCCGTATTTGCTCAATGGATACAAAACACCCATGCTTTAGCACCCAGTGCAACGGCCCCTGGTGCAACAACAAGCACCAGTTTGACTTGGGGGGGTGGTGATTTAGTGGCAGTGGGCGGCAAAGTTGCTTTGTTACCTATTCCATTAGGAACCGCAGATTTTTTGGTGCATCACATTCATGCGTTTACAATTCATGTGACGGTATTAATACTCCTGAAAGGTGTTCTATTTGCTCGGAGTTCGCGTTTGATACCAGATAAAGCAAATCTTGGTTTTCGTTTCCCTTGTGATGGGCCGGGAAGAGGGGGGACATGCCAAGTATCCGCTTGGGATCATGTCTTCTTAGGGCTATTCTGGATGTATAATGCAATTTCGGTAGTAATATTCCATTTCAGTTGGAAAATGCAGTCAGATGTTTGGGGTAGTATCAGTGATCAAGGAGTGGTAACTCATATCACGGGAGGAAACTTTGCGCAGAGTTCCATTACTATTAATGGGTGGCTCCGCGATTTCTTATGGGCACAGGCATCCCAAGTAATTCAGTCTTATGGTTCTTCATTATCCGCATATGGCCTTTTTTTCCTAGGTGCGCATTTTGTATGGGCTTTTAGTTTAATGTTTCTATTCAGCGGGCGTGGTTATTGGCAAGAACTTATCGAATCCATCGTTTGGGCTCATAATAAATTAAAAGTTGCTCCTGCTACTCAGCCTAGAGCCTTGAGTATTGTCCAAGGACGTGCTGTAGGAGTAACCCATTACCTTCTGGGTGGAATTGCCACAACATGGGCGTTCTTCTTAGCAAGAATTATTGCAGTAGGATAA
- the psaB gene encoding photosystem I P700 apoprotein A2 → MALRFPRFSQGLAQDPTTRRIWFGIATAHDFESHDDITEERLYQNIFASHFGQLAIIFLWTSGNLFHVAWQGNFEAWVQDPLHVRPIAHAIWDPHFGQPAVEAFTRGGALGPVNIAYSGVYQWWYTIGLRTNEDLYTGALFLLFLSAISLIAGWLHLQPKWKPSVSWFKNAESRLNHHLSGLFGVSSLAWTGHLVHVAIPGSRGENVRWNNFLDVLPHPQGLGPLFTGQWNLYAQNPDSSSHLFGTSQGAGTAILTLLGGFHPQTQSLWLTDIAHHHLAIAFIFLIAGHMYRTNFGIGHSIKNLLEAHIPPGGRLGRGHKGLYDTINNSIHFQLGLALASLGVITSLVAQHMYSLPAYAFIAQDFTTQAALYTHHQYIAGFIMTGAFAHGAIFFIRDYNPEQNEDNVLARMLDHKEAIISHLSWASLFLGFHTLGLYVHNDVMLAFGTPEKQILIEPIFAQWIQSAHGKTSYGFDVLLSSTNGPAFNAGRSIWLPGWLNAVNENSNSLFLTIGPGDFLVHHAIALGLHTTTLILVKGALDARGSKLMPDKKDFGYSFPCDGPGRGGTCDISAWDAFYLAVFWMLNTIGWVTFYWHWKHITLWQGNVSQFNESSTYLMGWLRDYLWLNSSQLINGYNPFGMNSLSVWAWMFLFGHLVWATGFMFLISWRGYWQELIETLAWAHERTPLANLIRWRDKPVALSIVQARLVGLAHFSVGYIFTYAAFLIASTSGKFG, encoded by the coding sequence ATGGCATTAAGATTTCCAAGGTTTAGCCAAGGCTTAGCTCAGGACCCCACTACTCGTCGTATTTGGTTTGGTATTGCTACCGCACATGACTTCGAGAGTCATGATGATATTACTGAGGAACGTCTTTATCAGAATATTTTTGCTTCTCATTTCGGGCAATTGGCAATAATTTTTCTGTGGACTTCCGGAAATCTGTTTCATGTAGCTTGGCAAGGAAATTTTGAGGCATGGGTACAGGATCCTTTACATGTAAGACCTATTGCTCATGCAATTTGGGATCCTCATTTTGGTCAACCAGCTGTAGAAGCTTTTACTCGGGGGGGTGCTCTTGGCCCAGTGAATATCGCTTATTCTGGTGTTTATCAGTGGTGGTATACAATTGGTTTACGTACTAACGAGGATCTTTATACTGGCGCTCTTTTTCTATTATTTCTTTCTGCCATATCCTTAATAGCGGGTTGGTTACACCTACAACCGAAATGGAAGCCGAGCGTTTCGTGGTTTAAAAATGCCGAATCTCGTCTAAATCATCATTTGTCAGGACTATTCGGAGTGAGTTCCTTAGCTTGGACAGGACATTTAGTTCATGTCGCTATTCCCGGATCCAGGGGAGAAAACGTTCGATGGAATAATTTCTTAGATGTATTGCCACATCCCCAAGGATTAGGTCCACTTTTTACAGGTCAGTGGAATCTTTATGCTCAAAACCCCGATTCAAGTAGTCATTTATTTGGTACCTCCCAAGGAGCAGGAACTGCCATTCTAACCCTTCTGGGGGGATTTCATCCACAAACGCAAAGTTTATGGCTGACTGATATTGCTCATCATCATTTAGCTATTGCGTTTATTTTTCTGATTGCTGGTCATATGTATAGAACTAATTTCGGGATTGGGCACAGTATCAAAAATCTTTTAGAAGCACATATTCCCCCAGGGGGGCGATTGGGTCGTGGACATAAGGGTCTTTATGACACAATCAATAATTCGATTCATTTTCAATTAGGCCTTGCTCTAGCCTCTTTGGGGGTTATTACGTCCTTGGTCGCTCAACACATGTACTCTTTACCTGCTTATGCGTTCATAGCACAAGACTTTACTACTCAAGCTGCGTTATATACTCATCACCAATACATCGCAGGATTCATCATGACAGGGGCTTTTGCTCATGGAGCTATATTTTTTATTAGAGATTACAATCCGGAACAGAATGAGGATAATGTATTGGCAAGAATGTTAGACCATAAAGAAGCTATCATATCCCATTTAAGTTGGGCCAGTCTCTTTTTAGGGTTCCATACTTTGGGACTTTATGTTCATAATGATGTCATGCTTGCTTTTGGTACTCCGGAGAAACAAATCTTGATCGAACCTATATTTGCCCAATGGATACAATCTGCTCATGGTAAAACTTCATATGGGTTCGATGTACTTTTATCTTCAACGAATGGTCCAGCGTTCAATGCGGGTCGAAGCATATGGTTACCTGGTTGGTTAAATGCTGTTAATGAGAATAGTAATTCACTATTCTTAACAATAGGACCCGGAGATTTCTTGGTTCATCATGCCATTGCTCTAGGTTTACATACAACTACATTGATCTTAGTAAAAGGTGCTTTAGATGCACGTGGTTCCAAGTTAATGCCAGATAAAAAAGATTTTGGTTATAGTTTTCCTTGCGATGGTCCGGGACGAGGCGGTACTTGTGATATTTCGGCTTGGGACGCATTTTATTTGGCAGTTTTCTGGATGTTAAATACGATTGGATGGGTTACTTTTTATTGGCATTGGAAGCACATCACATTATGGCAGGGTAACGTTTCACAGTTTAATGAGTCTTCCACTTATTTGATGGGATGGTTAAGAGATTATCTATGGTTAAACTCTTCGCAACTTATTAATGGATATAATCCTTTTGGTATGAATAGTTTATCCGTCTGGGCGTGGATGTTCTTATTTGGACATCTTGTTTGGGCTACTGGATTTATGTTCTTAATTTCCTGGCGTGGATATTGGCAGGAATTGATTGAAACTTTAGCATGGGCTCATGAACGCACACCTTTGGCTAATTTGATTCGATGGAGAGATAAACCGGTGGCTCTTTCCATTGTGCAAGCAAGATTGGTTGGATTAGCCCACTTTTCTGTCGGGTATATATTTACTTATGCGGCTTTCTTGATTGCCTCTACATCGGGTAAATTTGGTTAA
- the rps14 gene encoding ribosomal protein S14, translating into MARKSLIQREKKRQKLEKKYHLIRRSSKKEISKVPSLSEKWEIHGKLQSPPRNSAPTRLHRRCFSTGRPRANYRDFGLSGHILREMVHACLLPGATRSSW; encoded by the coding sequence ATGGCAAGAAAAAGTTTGATTCAGCGGGAGAAGAAGAGACAAAAATTGGAAAAAAAATATCATTTGATTCGTCGATCCTCAAAAAAAGAAATAAGCAAAGTTCCCTCGTTGAGCGAGAAATGGGAAATTCATGGAAAGTTACAATCCCCACCACGTAATAGTGCACCTACACGCCTTCATCGACGTTGTTTTTCGACCGGAAGACCGAGAGCTAACTATCGAGACTTTGGGTTATCCGGACACATACTTCGTGAAATGGTTCATGCATGTTTGTTGCCCGGGGCAACAAGATCAAGTTGGTAA